From the genome of Metarhizium brunneum chromosome 4, complete sequence, one region includes:
- the Bref-PKS gene encoding Highly reducing polyketide synthase, which translates to MTQVKNIQASVANGTNGQAGHMDHGRSNGSYPSNGSNHTNGTNGHGLLGAAATRSDGHGPRADPSVQTPVAIVSMACRLPDQCHNPQQFWQFLLDGKIAINTPPGTRYDLATHYDGSLKSQTMASPGGMFLQGVDPADIDAKFFHLSGVEATSMDPQQRQLLEVVYEGLENAGVTMEQLDGARVGCFVSSFASDYGDMQARDPENRASATVVGVGRTMLSNRISHSFNLKGPSMTIDTACSGTLIGLDLAMKYLHTGEIESAVVAGANLYCSPEHVMDHYMGANGAASLSGKCHTFDAKADGYIKAEAVNMIYVKRLADAIRDKDPIRAVVRGTATNSDGWTAGIASPNPVAQSAAIRQAYRNAGIRDLAQTSYVEFHGTGTRAGDSIEASGIASVFTEFQSPERPLRIGSVKSNIGHSEPAAGLSGLIKTVLSLEHDVIPGNPTFVDPSPKIDFEKLRIWTSRTATPWPAVSLRRASINSFGYGGSNAHAIVDEAKGFPRHHVSSYHDQSRLAVAEEEQLDQRQRIMVLSANSDKSLQGQFSALDKHLSDPSVCVQQRDLAYTLGERRSRHYHRGFVLASDHYLDAEAFETDHVRDEPLSVAFVFSGQGAQWPEMGRELLANFPVAAKTVKQLDDVLQKSYGAPAWTLYDELTGPRSPDHMRLPEISQPLVTALQLAILSIFDAAGVSCRAVAGHSSGEIAAAVAAGLLTPEQAIKIAFYRGKATSAVEHAAPVGMMAVGLGPDTAQKYLDGSSAQIACFNSPQSITVSGLRSELEQLGQRIKDDGHFARLLQVDSAYHSRHMNAASDAYMELLERHVEWETRSAPTGTVMFSSTINKRLGESPGADYWVKNMLSPVLFSQAVTSMVQAESEGINYLIEIGPSNALSGPVNQVQKAAGTSLDYTSAWKRGVGAMQTLLECAGKLFNAGSGISLAPFNDDGLPDPPTFVSDLPNYQWDHSTKYWHESESSSDWRFRKFVHHDLLGSKILGTPWTRPIWKNNLRVSDVTWLKDHTLGDSIIFPAAGYIAMAIEAMYQKSKVLGAIPDDAAVVDQTYKLRNVAFPHMLTLNEHAGTKLVLSLEPCSSTKETWHEFTISSIPKDGNGALEEHCKGLVSIGEHARHVATADDVGPLKFGVPGSVWYKAMRDVGYFFGPAFQPCQSIEAKADARNCRAIIKLDTPPSRYPQSKYAMHPTAIDGCLQIATVALNRGHRSALDTMMPPRLIDNLVIFQQPDHVERGIVASEAMWSGVGRPDDNKRFYSDIRTYAEGSNQTLFHLQGLRYHSISASADAPHVFTQVQWAQDASFLTPEQLSAVMSAAATSNTAPMAAVAKAVSIMAHGKPTSKILEVLYEEGQQDTARSLWLDGLRQLSGPIAEGCAYTLSAPAHKASLELREKYTSETNVTHVVHEADCLTASVADDEKFDIVILRASTITTALVKALEGARQAVADGGYLLVLNDDAVGTKVDRIKEVDVAVPGYNTVKLSGDGPSHVMFFGIASNSASQAEDSADKVVNLVHFKTSNGSTDAARDALAKQGWQIVEQSLSLDGIVDKSTVLVLDEMFSPVLTDLLDEQFELLRGLLERECKILWVTKGSQMEVSTPELSLMFGASRSLKAEYPRNVFVCLDVESNDSHASFGAIDRALKHLRKLSEVSKVDSEFVERKGVFYTSRVVSDEAVNKLEHDSQHGADKVKDIIGGHQSTIRLISDRTGTLDTLTYTEIPDMPPLKDDEVEIEVRAAGMNFKDLANAMGFVPANERLFGLECTGVVTEIGRDVTTVKPGDRVLMVRRDGGCFGNKVRNRWHAVYLLQDWISFEQGTTFGIAVHTAVYGLVTMANIQKGHSVLIHSASGGVGLAAIDLCKYIGAEIYVTVGTEAKRDFLSENYGIPRDRMFSSRSVSFGPELMRATGGRGVDFCLNSLTGDLLHESWRCIAENGSLIEIGKKDMLDRNNLSMEPFDRNCSYRPLDLSRPSITDETTRKTGEYIMDLIAHKHIKPLHVCKVFPFEQTVEAFRYMQRGKQIGKVVISYDKARTTPIEYRPAAPRLRLRADGSYLIAGGFKGLCGSLAVYLARSGAKNIVAISRSGYEDEKSQKTVYDCNSLGCSVDLVTGDITSLDDVRRAFASASKPVVGVIQGAMVLRDRMFTTMTPGEFREPISPKVDGTWNLHRASLEQPTPLDFFTMLSSVSGLLGQLGQSNYAAGNCFLDSFAAYRIQQGLPANAINLGPVEEVGYLKDKDMLGRIFESRGWKPINEALLHRIIRSSILLQTGKVNPQQAGQLITAITPGNPPFEAVHRFSSLRAAAGTSSGSSGTASSASSKLAILKGASKGGVAQETLLAAATELLNTVLMRSLGIDESIDPMRLLANYGVDSLVAVELRNWLRAELNVEISALEIVGSRTLTTLSESILKKLAH; encoded by the exons ATGACACAGGTCAAAAATATCCAAGCCTCCGttgccaatggcaccaaTGGCCAAGCCGGACACATGGACCATGGCCGTTCGAATGGGTCCTATCCCAGCAACGGGTCGAATCATACAAACGGCACAAACGGACATGGCCTCTTGGGCGCCGCCGCAACGAGGAGCGACGGTCATGGTCCCAGGGCGGACCCAAGTGTCCAGACACCAGTAGCAATTGTAAGCATGGCATGCCGTCTACCGGATCAATGCCACAACCCCCAGCAGTTCTGGCAGTTCCTGCTCGATGGCAAGATCGCTATCAATACCCCCCCAGGCACCAGATATGACCTCGCAACACACTACGACGGTTCTCTCAAGTCACAGACCATGGCGTCACCCGGCGGCATGTTCCTTCAAGGCGTCGACCCGGCCGACATTGACGCCAAGTTTTTCCACCTCTCGGGGGTCGAGGCCACTTCCATGGACCCCCAACAGCGACAGCTTCTAGAGGTTGTCTACGAGGGTCTGGAGAACGCCGGAGTGACCATGGAGCAGCTCGATGGCGCCCGAGTCGGGTGCTTCGTGAGCTCCTTTGCCAGCGACTATGGCGACATGCAAGCTCGCGATCCCGAGAATCGCGCGTCGGCCACGGTTGTGGGCGTGGGCAGAACCATGCTCAGCAACCGCATCAGCCATTCCTTCAACCTGAAGGGCCCCAG CATGACCATCGACACAGCCTGCTCGGGCACCCTGATCGGTCTTGACCTGGCCATGAAATACCTGCACACGGGCGAGATTGAGTCGGCCGTGGTCGCCGGTGCCAATCTGTACTGCAGCCCGGAGCACGTCATGGACCACTACATGGGAGCCAACGGCGCGGCCTCTCTATCGGGCAAGTGCCACACGTTCGACGCCAAGGCCGACGGCTAcatcaaggccgaggccgtcaacATGATCTACGTGAAGCGcctcgccgacgccatccggGACAAGGACCCGATCCGGGCCGTGGTGCGGGGCACGGCGACCAATAGCGACGGCTGGACGGCCGGCATTGCGAGCCCGAACCCCGTGGCGCAGTCGGCCGCCATTCGCCAGGCGTACCGCAACGCCGGCATCCGCGACCTCGCGCAGACGAGCTACGTCGAGTTCCACGGCACGGGCACGCGCGCCGGCGACTCCATCGAGGCCAGCGGCATCGCCAGCGTCTTCACCGAGTTCCAGTCTCCGGAGCGGCCCTTGCGCATCGGGTCTGTCAAGAGTAACATCGGCCACTCGGAACCTGCTGCCGGCCTCTCGGGGCTCATCAAGACGGTCCTGAGTCTGGAGCACGACGTGATTCCCGGCAACCCGACCTTTGTCGACCCAAGCCCCAAGATTGACTTTGAGAAGCTGCGTATCTGGACCTCTCGGACCGCCACCCCTTGGCCCGCCGTGTCCCTGCGGCGAGCGAGCATCAACTCCTTTGGTTACGGTGGTTCCAATGCCCACGCTattgtcgacgaggccaagggcttcccgcgccatcatgtctcatCGTATCACGACCAGagccgtcttgccgtcgccgaggaggagcagctTGACCAGAGGCAGCGCATCATGGTGCTCTCCGCCAACAGCGACAAGTCGTTGCAGGGCCAGTTCTCCGCGCTGGACAAGCACCTCTCGGATCCCAGCGTGTGCGTCCAGCAACGGGATCTGGCGTATACCCTCGGCGAGCGCAGGTCTCGCCACTACCACCGTGGCTTTGTCCTGGCGTCCGACCACTATCTCGACGCAGAGGCCTTTGAGACAGACCATGTGCGTGACGAGCCACTCTCTGTTGCCTTCGTATTCTCCGGCCAGGGCGCCCAGTGGCCCGAGATGGGCCGAGAGCTGCTGGCAAATTTCCCCGTCGCAGCCAAGACGGTCAAGCAActcgacgacgtcttgcAAAAGTCGTACGGGGCCCCAGCCTGGACGCTCTATGACGAGCTCACCGGCCCTCGCTCCCCGGACCACATGAGGCTCCCCGAAATCTCCCAGCCTCTCGTCACAGCCCTGCAGCTGGCCATTCTTTCCATTTTCGACGCCGCCGGTGTGTCCTGTCGCGCCGTCGCTGGCCACTCCTCGGGCGAGATTgccgcggccgtggccgccggcTTGTTGACCCCCGAGCAGGCCATCAAAATTGCCTTTTACCGTGGAAAGGCCACGTCCGCGGTCGAGCACGCCGCCCCCGTCGGGATGATGGCTGTCGGCCTGGGACCCGACACCGCCCAAAAGTACTTGGATGGCTCCTCGGCCCAAATTGCTTGCTTTAACAGCCCCCAGAGCATCACCGTGTCGGGTCTCAGGtcggagctggagcagctggGGCAAAGGATCAAAGACGACGGACACTTTGCTCGCCTTCTGCAGGTGGATTCTGCCTATCACTCTCGCCATATGAATGCCGCTTCCGATGCGTACATGGAGCTGTTGGAGAGACACGTCGAGTGGGAGACTCGATCGGCCCCCACGGGCACGGTTATGTTCTCGTCCACCATAAACAAGCGCCTCGGGGAGTCGCCTGGGGCCGACTATTGGGTCAAGAATATGCTCTCCCCCGTTCTTTTCAGCCAAGCCGTTACAAGCATGGTCCAGGCGGAGAGCGAGGGCATCAACTACCTCATCGAGATTGGCCCCAGCAATGCCCTCTCGGGTCCCGTCAACCAGGTTCAAAAGGCGGCGGGAACGTCTCTTGATTACACGTCGGCGTGGAAGAGAGGCGTCGGGGCCATGCAGACGCTGCTCGAATGCGCCGGCAAGCTCTTCAACGCCGGTTCGGGCATCAGCTTGGCGCCGTTCAACGACGATGGCCTGCCGGACCCTCCCACATTTGTGTCGGACCTGCCCAACTACCAGTGGGATCACTCGACAAAGTACTGGCACGAGAGCGAGTCCAGCTCCGACTGGAGATTCCGCAAGTTTGTGCACCACGACTTGCTGGGCAGCAAGATCCTTGGGACCCCATGGACGCGGCCCATCTGGAAGAACAACCTCCGCGTGAGCGACGTGACTTGGCTCAAGGACCATACGCTGGGCGACAGCATCATCTTCCCCGCCGCCGGCtacatcgccatggccatcgaaGCCATGTATCAGAAAAGCAAGGTGCTGGGGGCCATTCccgacgatgccgccgtcGTGGACCAGACGTATAAGCTGCGCAACGTCGCGTTCCCCCATATGTTGACGCTCAACGAACATGCCGGTACCAAGCTGGTGCTCTCGCTGGAGCCGTGCTCCAGCACCAAGGAGACCTGGCACGAGTTCACCATATCGTCCATTCCCAAGGACGGCAACGGCGCTCTGGAGGAGCACTGCAAGGGCTTGGTGTCCATCGGAGAACATGCCCGCCACGTTGCGACGGCTGACGATGTCGGCCCCTTGAAATTTGGCGTTCCAGGATCCGTGTGGTATAAAGCTATGAGAGACGTTGGATACTTCTTCGGCCCGGCCTTTCAACCCTGCCAGTCtatcgaggccaaggctgatgCGCGAAACTGCCGAGCCATTATCAAGCTGGACACGCCGCCATCGCGCTATCCCCAGAGCAAATACGCCATGCATCCCACAGCCATCGATGGCTGCCTCCAGATTGCCACGGTTGCTCTCAACCGCGGCCATCGCTCGGCCTTGGACACAATGATGCCGCCTCGTCTCATTGACAACCTTGTCATCTTCCAACAGCCCGACCACGTTGAACGGGGCATCGTAGCCTCAGAGGCCATGTGGAGTGGCGTTGGCCGCCCCGACGATAACAAGAGGTTCTACAGCGACATTCGCACCTATGCCGAGGGCTCGAACCAAACTCTCTTCCACCTGCAGGGGCTCAGATATCACTCCATCAGTGCGAGCGCGGACGCGCCTCACGTCTTCACTCAAGTTCAATGGGCACAGGATGCCAGTTTCCTCACGCCGGAACAGCTCTCGGCTGTCATGTCTGCAGCCGCCACCTCCAACACGGCGCCGatggccgccgtcgccaaggcCGTTTCCATCATGGCTCATGGGAAGCCGACGAGCAAGATACTTGAAGTCCTCTACGAGGAGGGACAACAGGACACTGCGCGTAGTCTGTGGCTAGATGGCCTCCGCCAGCTCTCCGGTCCCATAGCTGAGGGCTGCGCATATACTTTATCGGCACCAGCTCACAAGGCATCTCTTGAGCTCAGAGAGAAGTACACTTCTGAAACAAATGTGACTCACGTGGTCCATGAGGCAGACTGCCTTACTGCTTCTGTTGCCGATGACGAGAAGTTTGACATTGTGATACTGAGAGCctccaccatcaccactGCTCTCGTCAAAGCCCTCGAAGGGGCACGACAAGCGGTAGCCGATGGTGGATACCTGCTCGTCCTCAACGACGATGCCGTGGGTACAAAAGTTG ACCGGATTAAGGAGGTGGATGTCGCTGTTCCTGGGTACAACACTGTCAAGCTCTCTGGAGACGGCCCTTCACACGTCATGTTCTTTGGCATCGCCAGCAACAGTGCTTCTCAGGCCGAAGACTCGGCTGACAAGGTTGTCAACCTGGTGCACTTCAAAACCAGCAATGGTTCTACTGATGCTGCCCGGGATGCCCTGGCCAAGCAAGGGTGGCAGATTGTTGAGCAAAGTCTCTCCCTGGACGGAATCGTGGACAAGAGCACCGTTCTTGTCTTGGATGAAATGTTTTCTCCCGTCTTGACTGACTTGCTGGATGAGCAGTTTGAACTGCTGCGGGGATTGCTTGAGCGCGAGTGCAAGATCCTTTGGGTCACCAAGGG ATCGCAAATGGAAGTCAGCACTCCGGAGCTCAGTCTCATGTTTGGTGCTTCTCGGTCACTCAAGGCCGAGTATCCCCGCAATGTATTTGTGTGTCTCGATGTCGAATCCAACGACAGCCATGCCAGTTTTGGCGCCATAGACAGAGCCCTGAAACACTTGCGCAAGCTCTCCGAGGTGTCCAAGGTGGACAGCGAGTTTGTGGAGCGCAAGGGCGTCTTCTACACCAGTCGTGTTGTCTCTGATGAGGCCGTGAACAAACTCGAGCATGACAGTCagcacggcgccgacaaggtcaaggacaTCATCGGCGGCCATCAATCTACCATCAGACTCATTAGTGACAGGACCGGCACCCTGGATACGCTCACGTACACTGAGATCCCAGACATGCCCCCCCTGaaagatgacgaggtcgagATTGAGGTGCGCGCCGCCGGCATGAACTTCAAGGACTTGGCCAATGCCATGGGCTTTGTCCCCGCCAACGAGCGTCTGTTTGGGCTTGAATGCACCGGTGTTGTCACTGAAATCGGACGAGACGTCACCACCGTCAAGCCCGGCGACAGAGTGCTCATGGTCCGCCGTGACGGTGGCTGCTTTGGCAACAAGGTCCGCAACCGCTGGCACGCCGTCTATCTCCTGCAGGACTGGATCTCCTTTGAACAGGGCACCACTTTTGGCATCGCCGTGCACACGGCCGTCTACGGCCTCGtgaccatggccaacatcCAGAAGGGGCACTCGGTGTTGATCCATTCGGCGTCGGGCGGCGTCGGGCTGGCGGCCATCGATCTCTGCAAGTACATCGGCGCCGAGATCTACGTGACGGTGGGCACAGAGGCCAAGCGCGATTTCCTTTCGGAAAACTACGGTATTCCCAGGGACCGCATGTTTTCCTCCCGCTCCGTCTCGTTCGGCCCAGAGCTGATGAGGGCCACGGGTGGCCGCGGCGTGGACTTTTGCCTCAACTCGCTGACCGGGGATCTGCTGCATGAGTCGTGGAGGTGCATTGCAGAGAATGGTAGCCTCATCGAGATTGGGAAGAAGGATATGCTCGACCGCAACAACCTGTCCATGGAGCCGTTTGACCGCAACTGCTCGTACCGACCGCTAGATCTTTCGCGTCCCAGCATCACCGACGAAACGACGCGCAAGACGGGCGAGTACATCATGGACTTGATTGCGCACAAGCACATCAAGCCGCTCCACGTATGCAAAGTCTTCCCATTCGAGCAAACTGTCGAGGCTTTCCGCTACATGCAGCGCGGCAAGCAGATTGGCAAGGTGGTCATCTCGTACGACAAGGCCAGAACCACACCGATTGAATAccggccagcagcgccacGGCTTCGCCTCCGCGCCGACGGGTCGTACCTCATCGCCGGCGGCTTCAAGGGCTTGTGCGGCAGCCTGGCCGTCTATCTGGCCCGGAGCGGCGCCAAGAACATTGTCGCCATCTCACGCAGCGGCTACGAAGATGAAAAATCGCAGAAGACGGTCTACGACTGCAACTCGCTGGGCTGCAGCGTGGACCTCGTCACGGGCGACATTACcagcctcgacgacgtcCGACGAGCGTTCGCCTCGGCGTCCAAGCCCGTCGTCGGTGTGATCCAGGGCGCCATGGTGCTGCGGGATCGCATGTTCACCACCATGACGCCGGGCGAGTTCCGCGAGCCCATCTCTCCCAAGGTCGACGGAACATGGAACCTGCACAGGGCATCGTTGGAGCAGCCGACGCCCCTCGACTTCTTCAC
- the las21_1 gene encoding GPI ethanolamine phosphate transferase 2, with protein MPIMFRKKRSRLLLLASNLMIPLGMLIFMTGLFRSRPRVAQGGDEAMHHPAPSPYRHNAPPFDKVIFMVVDALRRQVCSCRSPAWRISTTDSGGDSDFVFAQESGFPFTQSLIRSGAAIPFTALAAMPTLTVSRIKALTQGSSQSFLDAWLNVANSPEAMRLDGEDTWLSRLKASRQDKNKIVFYGIEMWVDLYPDVFDRKEDFSSFHVPGLTNVDANVTRHLPEELARDDWAALVLHYLGLDCIAHMGGPRSAHMRPKQLEMDAVVESIYRTLETAVHMERTLLILLGDHGMTAQGNHGGRLPEELAAATVFISPRLRGTTSTRRDSPAAVARDYLYYSTVSQIDIVPSLSGLLGFSIPERNAGIFIPELLSAMGDDDAATDFLVENARQLRGALASSKHGIASHASSSGDASYTDCEAHSSEFGRAMCLWDAVLEAEKDWQTAPGDEARGMLKSSIYEFAKVAQKLLSISVDNVSLGRLLIGIAFLMTAVAFTCMSFISLDLTRWPLFAATATHAATMFIPWLVEEEHHYWYWGSLAWLVYLASTRARGPDRAFIPFAGLVALQFLSQCVNQNGTKYSIAERMDDFIFRNPVALWIPVLLSHTSALMSIAQNLRAGLGRHAAFGAALALCAAAVVFKLSSTHDFNPELLGFASHHAQHFMATLRQDRLLKAFWTGLLSCLVYYLLHHRFGDSPAPSDTISKVVELFNLYLRSQTRPKNLPLFLMFDWQLQVLMKMNPSPIETATTVLLLGQSAFYSMGRSNSIATLDLLNGFNGLGESSVVGVMLQTVLSNWVGPVWWLFAGLRLLTSWAETKQEPFTGTQNGDAASSRGVQSTSKRLVKWQESEAKIHRGDTHTPATSETKANGTMKAGAEAGESPYFEYLALHTMFSGLSSLALTLACLCTWGHENLWDVFAPKFINASLWAFFHQFLMNCLGCSCLWFLINGRR; from the exons ATGCCCATCATGTTCAGGAAGAAGCGCAgccggctgctgctgctggcatCAAACCTCATGATTCCTCTGGGAATGCTCATCTTCATGACCGGCCTCTTTCGCAGTCGACCGAGGGTCGCCCaaggtggtgatgaggcAATGCACCACCCAGCGCCGAGCCCTTACCGTCATAACGCACCACCGTTTGACAAGGTCATCTTCATGGTCGTTGACGCACTGAGAAGGCAAGTCTGCTCCTGCCGGAGCCCAGCCTGGCGAATCTCAACAACTGACTCTGGAGGTGATAGTGATTTTGTCTTTGCCCAGGAGAGTGGCTTTCCCTTCACGCAGAG TCTCATACGGTCTGGAGCGGCCATCCCATTTACagcccttgccgccatgcCGACTCTCACCGTCTCTCGTATCAAGGCCTTGACCCAAGGCTCCAGCCAGTCGTTCCTTGACGCTTGGCTCAACGTGGCCAACTCGCCCGAGGCCATGCGCCTGGACGGCGAAGACACCTGGCTGTCGCGGCTCAAGGCTTCCCGCCaggacaagaacaagattGTGTTTTACGGCATCGAGATGTGGGTGGACTTGTACCCCGACGTCTTCGACCGCAAGGAGGACTTTTCGTCTTTCCACGTCCCGGGCCTCACCAACGTCGACGCCAACGTCACGAGGCATCTCCCCGAGGAGCTTGCGCGCGACGACTGGGCGGCGCTCGTTCTGCATtacctcggcctcgactgCATCGCTCACATGGGAGGGCCGAGGTCCGCTCACATGCGGCCCAAGCAGTTGGAAatggacgccgtcgtcgagtcCATCTACAGGACGCTGGAGACGGCAGTGCACATGGAGCGCACGCTGCTTATCCTCCTCGGCGACCACGGCATGACGGCGCAGGGCAACCACGGCGGGCGTCTCCCCGAGGAgttggccgccgccaccgtctTTATATCACCGCGGCTGCGGGGGACCACGTCGACGCGGCGAGACTCTCCGGCGGCCGTCGCACGGGACTACCTGTACTATTCTACCGTCAGCCAGATTGACATTGTGCCCTCGCTTTCTGGACTGTTGGGGTTTTCCATACCGGAAAGAAACGCAGGAATCTTCATACCCGAGCTGTTGTCTGCGATGggggacgacgacgcagcTACCGACTTCTTGGTAGAAAATGCCAGGCAGCTTCGTGGCGCTCTGGCTTCTTCGAAACACGGCATTGCATCACATGCCTCTTCGTCTGGAGACGCAAGTTACACCGACTGTGAGGCGCACAGCAGCGAGTTTGGGCGTGCCATGTGCCTCTGGGATGCTGTGCTGGAGGCTGAGAAGGATTGGCAGACTGCGCCGGGGGATGAGGCTAGAGGAATGCTGAAGAGCTCCATCTACGAG TTTGCCAAAGTGGCCCAGAAGCTCTTGAGCATATCCGTCGACAACGTTAGTCTCGGTCGACTTCTCATCGGTATTGCCTTTCTGATGACGGCTGTGGCATTCACATGTATGAGTTTTATCTCGCTCGACTTGACGAGGTGGCCTTTATttgccgccaccgccacccACGCAGCGACCATGTTCATCCCATGGCTCGTCGAAGAGGAACATCACTACTGGTATTGGGGCTCGCTGGCATGGCTTGTATATCTTGCGTCTACAAG GGCCCGCGGACCGGACCGCGCTTTTATTCCCTTTGCAGGCCTCGTGGCTCTCCAGTTCCTGAGTCAGTGCGTCAACCAGAATGGGACCAAGTACTCGATCGCTGAGCGCATGGACGATTTCATCTTTCGAAACCCCGTGGCTCTTTGGATTCCAGTGCTGCTGTCCCACACGTCTGCTCTCATGTCGATTGCGCAAAACCTGCGAGCAGGACTGGGTCGACACGCAGCCTTTGGcgcggcgctggcgctgtgcgcggccgccgtcgtcttcaagcTCTCGTCGACGCATGACTTCAACCCGGAGCTGCTGGGCTTCGCATCTCATCATGCGCAGCACTTCATGGCCACCCTGAGGCAAGACCGTCTTCTGAAGGCCTTTTGGACAGGGCTCTTGAGTTGCCTGGTCTACTACCTGCTGCATCATCGATTTGGGGACAGCCCTGCCCCATCAG ATACCATCAGTAAAGTCGTTGAGCTGTTCAACTTGTACCTCCGATCGCAGACGCGACCCAAAAACCTTCCCTTGTTTTTAATGTTCGACTGGCAGCTTCAGGTCTTGA TGAAAATGAACCCGTCACCTATTGAAACGGCAACAACGGTTTTACTACTGGGCCAGAGCGCCTTCTACAGCATGGGGCGAAGCAACTCCATCGCCACTCTCGACCTTTTGAATGGGTTCAACGGACTTGGTGAATCCAGTGTGGTTGGCGTCATGCTGCAAACCGTCTTGAGCAATTGGGTTGGCCCTGTTTGGTGGTTGTTTGCCGGCCTACGTCTCTTGACATCGTGGGCTGAGACGAAACAAGAGCCCTTCACGGGGACACAAAACGGAGACGCCGCGAGTTCCCGTGGAGTACAGTCAACATCAAAGAGACTTGTCAAGTGGCAAGAGTCGGAGGCCAAGATTCATCGTGGCGATACACATACGCCGGCGACATCTGAAACCAAGGCAAATGGAACAATGAAAGCCGGAGCGGAAGCGGGCGAATCTCCGTACTTTGAGTATTTGGCCCTTCACACTATGTTCTCGGGCCTGAGCTCTCTGGCGCTTACCTTGGCCTGCTTATGCACCTGGGGTCATGAAAATCTCTGGGATGTGTTTGCGCCAAAATTCATAAATGCATCTCTATGGGCATTTTTCCACCAGTTTCTGATGAACTGCCTGGGCTGCTCGTGCTTGTGGTTTCTCATCAATGGTAGGCGGTGA
- the Bref-TH gene encoding Thiohydrolase has protein sequence MAQRQEVEFKTVDGVLLRGYLYPAQSRGPGVVMSPGFNATTEMLGMPTTAAAFQAAGITALAYDPRGVGRSDGEPRNNINPSVQVDDMSDAMTFLLSHRSVDRRQGVGVWGMSLGGTVAMAGAALDPRARWVIAVSPATEPTHNMVKMRQVLAQAARDRESQIKGNAPYNVPMLDGRGENPAGFDPGLERGSVMRMLEAYNETDVLRAALAPHHVNRTTVGTYRYMLMWDSRHLWKLITQPVLFAVARHDDLIGTDKQIAHFEALPAPKRLHVADGATHMDILDNARRENVNEAQVLFVQDVLAGRVVVSPAPA, from the exons ATGGCCCAGCGCCAAGAGGTCGAGTTCAAGACGGTAGACGGGGTCCTGCTTCGCGGCTATCTCTACCCTGCCCAGAGTAGGGGACCTGGCGTGGTCATGAGCCCAGGT TTCAATGCCACCACGGAGATGCTCGGTATGCCGACTACGGCGGCCGCGTTCCAGGCAGCGGGCATCACAGCTCTGGCATACGACCCTCGAGGCGTGGGGAGGAGCGATGGCGAACCTCGCAACAACATCAACCCGTCGGTGCAAGTGGACGACATGAGCGATGCCATGACGTTCCTGCTGTCACACCGGTCCGTCGACCGTCGCCAGGGCGTCGGCGTCTGGGGCATGTCCCTGGGCGGCactgtggccatggccgggGCGGCGCTGGACCCGCGAGCCCGCTGGGTCATCGCCGTGTCGCCGGCGACGGAGCCCACGCACAACATGGTCAAGATGCGCCAGGTCCTGGCCCAGGCGGCGCGGGACCGCGAGTCGCAGATCAAGGGCAACGCGCCCTACAACGTGCCCATGCTGGACGGCCGCGGCGAGAACCCGGCCGGCTTCGACCCGGGCCTGGAGCGAGGCAGCGTCATGCGCATGCTGGAGGCTTACAACGAGACCGACGTGCTGCGAGCTGCCCTGGCGCCTCACCACGTCAACCGCACCACCGTAGGCACCTATCGCTACATGCTGATGTGGGATTCGCGCCATCTGTGGAAGCTGATCACGCAGCCGGTCCTGTTTGCTGTTGCGCGGCACGACGACTTGATCGGCACGGACAAGCAAATTGCCCATTTCGAGGCGCTGCCGGCCCCGAAAAGGCTCCATGTGGCCGATGGCGCAACGCACATGGACATTCTGGACAACGCACGCCGCGAGAATGTCAACGAGGCACAGGTGCTCTTTGTCCAGGACGTCCTTGCCGGCCGGGTGGTGGTGTCTCCTGCACCGGCCTAG